From the genome of Marixanthomonas ophiurae, one region includes:
- a CDS encoding ribose-phosphate pyrophosphokinase has protein sequence MKTILFSLPGNEELTELMATKMDAEVGKATLRKFPDGESYTRILSDVKDKCVVLVCTLHEPDEKLLPLYFLSHTAKSLGAMCTCLVAPYLAYMRQDKVFNEGEGVTSGFFGKLISGFADSITTVDPHLHRISSLGEVYQIPNKVIHAADAISEWIKENIENPVLIGPDSESEQWVSEVAKNAGAPFIVLQKVRHGDRDVEVSVPDVDKYKDATPILVDDIVSTARTMIETVQHLKKAGMKPPICVGIHAVFSGNAYQDLLDSGVEKIVTCNTIPHPSNGIDLSDILAKEVKKLMHHI, from the coding sequence ATGAAAACAATATTATTCAGTCTTCCCGGAAATGAAGAACTCACAGAACTTATGGCTACAAAAATGGATGCTGAAGTGGGCAAAGCCACTTTGCGTAAATTCCCTGACGGGGAATCGTACACACGTATATTATCTGATGTTAAAGATAAATGTGTGGTACTGGTATGCACCTTACACGAACCAGATGAAAAACTGTTGCCGCTTTATTTTCTAAGTCACACAGCCAAATCATTAGGCGCTATGTGTACCTGTTTGGTAGCACCCTATTTGGCGTATATGCGGCAGGACAAAGTATTTAATGAAGGTGAAGGAGTGACTTCTGGTTTCTTCGGAAAATTGATTTCTGGTTTTGCCGATAGCATTACCACGGTTGACCCTCACTTGCACAGAATTAGTTCGTTAGGGGAAGTGTATCAAATTCCAAATAAAGTGATTCACGCTGCCGATGCCATTTCAGAATGGATAAAAGAAAACATCGAAAACCCAGTACTTATCGGTCCCGATTCTGAAAGTGAACAATGGGTTTCAGAAGTCGCCAAAAATGCAGGAGCACCATTTATAGTATTACAAAAGGTACGTCACGGTGACCGTGATGTAGAAGTCTCTGTTCCCGATGTGGATAAATATAAAGATGCTACACCTATTTTAGTAGATGACATTGTTTCCACAGCCCGAACAATGATTGAAACCGTACAACATCTTAAAAAGGCAGGAATGAAACCGCCTATTTGCGTCGGCATTCACGCCGTTTTTTCAGGAAATGCCTATCAAGATTTATTGGATTCCGGAGTAGAAAAGATAGTGACCTGCAATACCATTCCGCATCCGTCCAATGGCATAGATTTAAGCGATATACTGGCAAAAGAGGTAAAAAAATTAATGCACCATATATGA
- a CDS encoding copper-translocating P-type ATPase translates to MENHEQHKNNEMDHSKMDHSKMNHEKEDHSKMDHSKMRNGGGDHSGHNPGHGQMGHDHHKMMIADFRKRFWVTLVLTIPILFFSPMIQEFFGYEFLLPGNPYILFALSTVVYFYGGWPFLKGFVSEIKNGAPGMMTLISMAISVAYFYSSATVFGLRGVDFFWELSTLIAIMLVGHWIEMKSVLGASKALQLLVSMMPAEAHRVKGDTIEDIPLEDLLKNDVILVKPGEKVPADGIIVEGSSYLNESMLTGESKPVKKEEKDKVIGGSVNGNSTLKVKVEHTGKDSYLNKVITMVEEAQKTKSKMQNLSDRAAKWLTYIALAIGFGTLAVWLILGFPFVYALERMVTVMVIACPHALGLAIPLVVAISTAVSAQNGLLIRNRTAFEESRKISALLFDKTGTLTKGDFGVTRIKSVNVSYSNDEILRLSSALEQSSEHPIAVGIIKKVKEDNITIPKPENFNAITGKGVEANVEGKQIKVVSPGYLRDEKITIPEDAYSDAAETVVFVLIEGQLAGYIALADEIRPESAEAIKIFKKNNIKVLMATGDNEKTAKAVSEKLGLDGYYAEVLPHQKVEIVEELQNKGEFVAMTGDGVNDAPALAKADVGIAVGSGTDVAAETADIILVNSNPQDIANLILFGKATYNKMIQNLIWATGYNVVAIPLAAGVLYSSGFVLGPAVGAVFMSLSTIIVAINAQLLKRKIGKK, encoded by the coding sequence ATGGAAAATCACGAGCAGCACAAAAACAACGAAATGGACCATTCGAAAATGGATCATTCTAAAATGAACCACGAAAAAGAAGATCATTCCAAAATGGATCATTCCAAAATGAGAAATGGAGGTGGAGACCATTCGGGTCATAATCCGGGTCACGGACAAATGGGTCACGACCATCATAAAATGATGATTGCAGACTTTAGAAAACGGTTTTGGGTAACACTCGTGCTTACCATCCCCATATTGTTCTTCTCACCAATGATTCAAGAATTTTTTGGTTATGAATTTTTACTTCCAGGAAATCCATACATCCTTTTTGCACTTTCCACTGTTGTATATTTTTATGGTGGTTGGCCTTTTCTTAAAGGATTTGTTTCCGAAATAAAGAATGGTGCACCTGGTATGATGACACTTATATCTATGGCAATAAGTGTCGCCTATTTCTACAGTTCTGCAACTGTCTTTGGTTTACGAGGAGTTGACTTTTTCTGGGAGCTTTCAACACTAATTGCTATTATGCTTGTTGGTCATTGGATAGAAATGAAAAGTGTATTAGGCGCTTCAAAAGCATTACAGCTTTTAGTTAGTATGATGCCTGCCGAAGCTCACAGGGTAAAAGGCGACACTATTGAAGATATACCACTTGAAGATTTATTGAAAAATGACGTGATTTTGGTAAAGCCAGGAGAGAAAGTTCCAGCTGATGGTATCATAGTAGAAGGTTCAAGTTATTTAAACGAATCAATGCTTACAGGGGAGTCCAAGCCTGTAAAAAAAGAAGAAAAGGATAAGGTAATAGGTGGTTCAGTAAATGGCAATAGCACTTTAAAGGTAAAGGTGGAACATACAGGAAAAGACAGCTATCTCAATAAGGTTATTACGATGGTTGAGGAAGCACAAAAGACCAAATCTAAAATGCAAAACCTTTCCGATAGGGCAGCAAAATGGTTGACTTATATAGCTTTGGCTATTGGTTTTGGTACGTTGGCAGTTTGGCTGATTTTAGGCTTTCCGTTTGTGTATGCATTAGAAAGAATGGTTACCGTTATGGTCATCGCTTGTCCACACGCATTGGGTCTTGCAATTCCTCTTGTAGTTGCCATTTCTACTGCTGTATCTGCACAAAATGGATTATTAATCCGTAATAGAACTGCCTTTGAAGAATCACGTAAGATATCCGCCTTACTATTTGACAAAACAGGGACTTTGACCAAAGGGGACTTTGGCGTTACTCGAATCAAATCTGTAAATGTGTCCTATTCAAACGATGAAATCTTAAGACTGTCAAGTGCATTGGAACAAAGTTCAGAACATCCAATTGCTGTTGGGATTATTAAAAAAGTTAAAGAAGACAATATTACAATCCCAAAGCCTGAAAACTTTAACGCGATCACTGGTAAAGGTGTAGAGGCAAATGTAGAAGGAAAGCAAATAAAAGTGGTTAGTCCTGGTTATTTAAGGGATGAAAAAATAACTATTCCTGAAGATGCTTATAGTGACGCTGCTGAAACTGTTGTATTTGTATTAATTGAAGGACAACTAGCAGGATACATTGCGCTTGCTGATGAAATAAGACCTGAATCTGCGGAAGCTATAAAAATATTTAAAAAGAATAATATCAAAGTTTTGATGGCAACTGGGGATAATGAAAAAACAGCCAAAGCTGTGAGTGAAAAATTAGGATTGGATGGCTACTATGCCGAAGTGCTACCACACCAAAAAGTAGAAATTGTAGAAGAATTACAAAACAAAGGAGAGTTTGTGGCTATGACTGGAGACGGCGTAAACGATGCGCCCGCACTTGCCAAAGCTGATGTAGGAATCGCTGTTGGTTCTGGTACTGATGTAGCCGCCGAAACAGCCGATATTATATTGGTAAATAGCAATCCACAAGATATTGCAAACCTAATTTTGTTCGGAAAGGCTACGTACAATAAAATGATTCAGAACCTAATATGGGCAACTGGGTATAATGTGGTGGCCATTCCATTAGCTGCAGGTGTTCTATACTCTTCTGGCTTTGTTTTAGGACCAGCTGTAGGAGCGGTATTTATGAGTTTGAGTACAATTATAGTGGCTATTAATGCGCAATTATTGAAGCGAAAAATCGGTAAAAAATAA
- a CDS encoding MFS transporter — translation MDRKEKLNRIFLILLSLFVVMLGYGILLPTLPYYTERLALKDNLDTDLINFHIGLLTSIYPFFQLLFVVVWGKLSDRYGRKPIIICGLIGFVIMQLLTGLATSLTMLYIARIFGGIFTSSVIPVSNAYLSDITSEERRTKIMAWSGVAISSGVIFGPVIGGFLSQTDIHIKYTIGLLHLDRFSVPFLFAALLGLIVLLVVMKWLKNTARVHKFTTRKVSLRFTFTKYFIVLLVLSFVIQFVVTLFETVFSIYGKDELGFNSNQVGIGFMLCGSIMAVLQPVFATYGEKFLSTKKQIALGLLISGLSLIAFPFFNNEFLVYGLIVVFAAGGAMVTPNLLSAVSLISKKNTGRNISIQSSTNSIGQILGPVLGTWLIAGGFYYPFIIAGSIVLLAIGCLLFFKNPP, via the coding sequence ATGGATAGAAAAGAAAAACTCAACAGGATATTTTTAATTCTATTGAGTTTGTTTGTAGTGATGTTGGGCTATGGTATATTATTGCCAACCCTTCCTTACTATACCGAAAGATTAGCTTTAAAAGACAATCTTGACACCGACCTTATTAATTTCCATATTGGATTGCTCACAAGCATTTATCCATTTTTTCAGTTACTATTCGTAGTGGTTTGGGGAAAACTATCGGACAGATACGGCAGGAAACCTATTATCATTTGTGGACTAATCGGTTTTGTAATTATGCAATTACTTACTGGCCTAGCCACATCCTTGACAATGCTATATATTGCTCGAATTTTTGGTGGAATTTTTACGTCATCAGTTATTCCAGTTAGCAATGCATATTTAAGTGATATTACATCTGAAGAACGTAGAACAAAAATAATGGCCTGGTCTGGTGTTGCCATTAGCTCTGGTGTTATTTTCGGCCCTGTCATTGGCGGCTTTCTGTCCCAAACTGATATTCATATAAAATATACAATAGGCCTGCTACATTTAGACCGATTTTCAGTGCCCTTTTTATTCGCTGCACTACTAGGATTGATTGTCCTTTTGGTTGTGATGAAATGGTTAAAAAACACCGCTCGCGTACATAAGTTCACAACACGAAAAGTGAGTTTGCGGTTCACATTTACTAAATATTTTATCGTATTACTAGTGCTATCGTTTGTTATCCAATTTGTGGTGACGCTATTTGAAACTGTCTTTTCAATCTACGGAAAAGATGAATTAGGATTTAATAGTAATCAAGTTGGTATTGGTTTTATGCTATGTGGTTCAATAATGGCTGTTTTACAACCTGTGTTCGCTACTTATGGAGAGAAGTTTTTATCAACAAAGAAACAAATTGCTTTAGGGTTATTAATATCTGGTTTATCCTTGATTGCCTTTCCATTTTTTAACAATGAATTTTTAGTCTATGGATTAATCGTTGTTTTTGCTGCTGGAGGCGCTATGGTAACACCAAATTTGCTCTCTGCGGTTTCATTGATATCAAAGAAAAATACTGGCAGGAATATTTCTATTCAGAGTTCGACCAATAGTATTGGTCAGATTTTAGGCCCCGTTTTAGGAACTTGGCTGATTGCAGGCGGTTTTTACTATCCTTTCATAATTGCTGGTAGCATTGTTTTGCTCGCTATTGGTTGTCTGTTATTTTTTAAAAATCCCCCATAA
- a CDS encoding RteC domain-containing protein: protein MHKLIHIILDNYKEEIKVVEESNLGDFNNVEQGISISRQYLQKLRICVRENEFVDKQNEIIFFKKHKPYIYSRLKFYAKLYNFLINRPAGTIKFQQEFIDSEINRLQESNRRNIDFIKYYREDSELLDEFYFLRGNDKISLVSNTSHFYTDAEFSTSHDNAIAKIMAYDLLISHYVEELSNLRDLSYGIPNKLNTLSNGERLGWTASKTDLIELIYALQASGAIKSGTAGIKEMASACEDIFELNLGNVYRTFLEIRERKIDQTKFIDRLKATLLRRMEETDG from the coding sequence TTGCATAAGTTAATTCATATAATACTAGACAATTACAAAGAGGAAATAAAAGTAGTTGAGGAATCTAATCTTGGCGATTTCAATAATGTTGAACAAGGTATTTCTATTTCAAGACAATACTTGCAGAAATTACGCATCTGTGTAAGGGAAAATGAATTCGTAGATAAACAGAATGAAATAATATTCTTTAAAAAGCATAAACCCTACATCTATAGCAGACTGAAATTTTATGCCAAACTCTACAATTTCTTGATAAATAGACCTGCGGGAACAATAAAATTTCAACAGGAATTTATTGATTCAGAAATAAATAGGCTACAAGAAAGTAATCGACGGAATATAGATTTCATTAAATATTATAGAGAGGATTCTGAACTTCTGGATGAATTCTATTTTCTGCGAGGAAATGATAAAATTAGCTTGGTATCAAACACTTCTCATTTTTATACAGATGCTGAATTTTCCACAAGCCACGATAATGCAATTGCCAAAATTATGGCCTATGACCTATTAATAAGCCATTACGTTGAAGAGTTAAGTAATTTAAGGGATTTGTCATACGGCATACCGAATAAGCTGAATACTCTATCAAACGGTGAGCGACTTGGTTGGACTGCTTCAAAAACAGACCTAATTGAGTTAATTTATGCATTACAGGCATCTGGCGCAATAAAAAGTGGTACAGCTGGTATTAAAGAAATGGCATCAGCTTGTGAAGATATTTTTGAACTTAATCTTGGTAACGTTTATAGAACTTTTCTCGAAATAAGAGAACGGAAAATCGACCAAACCAAGTTTATTGATAGACTAAAAGCAACACTTTTAAGGCGAATGGAAGAAACGGACGGTTGA
- a CDS encoding helix-turn-helix domain-containing protein, protein MPANIITTDDLREFKMELLDDIKNLLSKQATGKLKKYLKSSEVMDLLQVSPGTLQNLRINGTLPYTKVGGIIYYDAEEIQGVMNSNRVQHKQNS, encoded by the coding sequence ATGCCAGCAAATATTATTACCACCGACGACCTTCGAGAATTTAAAATGGAATTGCTCGATGACATCAAGAATCTTCTATCTAAACAAGCAACTGGAAAACTCAAGAAATATTTAAAATCTTCCGAGGTAATGGACTTGCTTCAAGTCAGTCCAGGTACATTACAGAATCTTCGCATCAATGGAACGTTGCCATATACAAAAGTTGGGGGCATTATCTACTATGATGCAGAGGAAATTCAAGGTGTAATGAACTCAAATCGAGTGCAGCACAAGCAAAATTCTTAA
- a CDS encoding cupin domain-containing protein, whose protein sequence is MNYIKLLNAAFEKFFFDDRLNPTHISLYMALFQEWNSSRFADEFYVNRRELMRVAKIGSKSTYHRCVTDLDSWNYLSYFPSNNPYKGSKIKMSIIGTSDEPVTGQYNPILEQLAEQYRPIREPVVYQHHPNNGQAVDSHRPTSGQALVSTINNTKQVNNIKQPKGWQTVINFFIEKGFNADEGKKFFEHYETRNWQTSDGNEIRDWRALATNWMDRTELYAEENKPNKKQASQIKDNLRTTKSKDYGQPL, encoded by the coding sequence ATGAACTATATAAAGCTACTAAATGCGGCTTTTGAAAAGTTCTTTTTTGATGACCGCCTCAATCCAACGCACATAAGCCTATATATGGCGCTGTTTCAAGAATGGAACAGTAGTCGGTTTGCAGATGAGTTCTATGTAAACCGTCGCGAATTAATGCGCGTTGCCAAGATTGGTTCAAAATCCACTTATCATAGATGTGTGACAGACCTCGATTCTTGGAACTATCTATCCTACTTCCCTTCTAACAATCCCTACAAAGGCAGTAAAATCAAGATGTCCATTATTGGGACAAGTGATGAACCTGTTACGGGACAGTACAATCCCATATTAGAACAGCTTGCGGAACAGTACCGTCCCATACGTGAACCAGTAGTGTACCAACACCATCCCAATAATGGACAAGCTGTGGACTCGCACCGTCCCACCAGTGGACAAGCATTGGTATCTACTATAAACAATACCAAACAAGTAAACAATATAAAACAACCAAAGGGCTGGCAGACCGTTATTAATTTTTTTATTGAAAAAGGTTTTAATGCTGATGAAGGAAAAAAATTCTTTGAGCATTATGAAACCCGGAACTGGCAAACGAGTGATGGAAATGAAATTAGAGATTGGCGTGCCTTGGCCACAAACTGGATGGACAGAACAGAATTATATGCCGAGGAAAACAAACCAAACAAAAAACAAGCGTCCCAAATCAAGGACAACCTGCGAACCACTAAAAGCAAAGATTATGGACAACCCCTCTAA
- a CDS encoding P-loop NTPase family protein: protein MDNPSKIIEGGVEYSLGKFDGKSVLYDFPKILIYLNAKGKLLFGKKFRIYDEDKDILLKLCSYFIKDKDNCKTYGIDIDKGILLSGPVGCGKTSLMKLLRHLVPLQRPYEMIPCRNVTFSFNHLGFKTVEEYGNTKFYCFDDLGVEPSGRFYGKDLNVMGEVLLSRYELYLQTKHKIKTHATTNLNAEELEERYGNRVRSRMRELFNLVAFDKGAGDKRK from the coding sequence ATGGACAACCCCTCTAAAATTATCGAAGGTGGCGTGGAATATTCGCTCGGAAAATTTGATGGAAAAAGCGTGCTTTACGATTTTCCAAAAATCTTGATTTACCTGAATGCCAAAGGCAAGCTGCTGTTTGGGAAGAAGTTTAGGATATATGATGAGGACAAGGATATTTTGTTGAAACTCTGTTCCTACTTCATTAAAGATAAAGATAACTGTAAAACTTATGGGATTGACATCGATAAAGGCATCTTGCTTTCTGGACCCGTAGGCTGCGGTAAGACCAGCTTAATGAAATTGCTACGTCATTTGGTGCCGTTGCAACGTCCTTACGAAATGATTCCTTGCCGGAATGTAACCTTCAGTTTTAACCATTTAGGTTTTAAAACGGTCGAGGAATATGGAAATACCAAATTTTATTGCTTTGATGATTTGGGTGTGGAACCCTCTGGCAGATTTTACGGAAAGGATTTGAATGTGATGGGCGAAGTGCTTTTATCTCGATACGAACTGTACCTACAAACCAAACACAAAATTAAAACCCACGCCACAACCAATCTCAATGCTGAAGAACTGGAAGAACGCTATGGCAATCGTGTTCGTAGCAGGATGCGTGAACTGTTTAATCTGGTGGCTTTTGATAAGGGAGCTGGGGATAAGAGAAAGTAG
- a CDS encoding HsdM family class I SAM-dependent methyltransferase, with the protein MQLSQTFKDGLNSLGFNQENNDCLFLTDDYKQTEDLSVKLQLEKAMKFEASAVFFRNEINKLKAQIYIYDHTQLDSDESHLSHIQKMVWSNGAVPIACIFYRTEIKILDCTQHIQDDNKPVYLASLKIVAKAHQLYNKNFAVKIKTGTFWEESSVKNKFKFNASSYDILIRWIREIAKQIAFSNSNADERIIKKIIIQSIMIKYLEERKDPDGNSSFNQKYFQKYGSCQEFVDVLSNGNFVALLDDLQQDLNGNLFEWNSEEKNLIPTLNLNGLVEALKAYKRPEESHNQILELIRYYEFSYIPVELISRIYEEFLAGGDDTLFSQKEKKQKDGIFYTPSHLAQLLVDEIMPLHQYISIDIKSFTILDPACGSGIFLVLAFKRLVQWWRLQNSLKQPNIQTLKTILACLYGVDKEYQATKLAAFSLCLALCDELSPKQIINELKFSDLTENQILHSDFFIEHLLVKEDKDSAQRSAFKKISNKKFSRIIGNPPFDRGALNLYTKKWEKENIDIPQGQIALKFLSEALEFLEPGGLQCLIIKSSSLLYNTSSTEFKERLFSNYNVLQVLDFTPLGRNNSLWDGADVASAAIFLRNEKPDFSKNILHLIFRRTKAVKERIVFEVDEYDFHFVNRNDAINNQFVWKINLLGGGRIASLVAKSQVLNTFEEYLKAEDCISMEGYQKGSRGKMQPDYMYELNSLPTSAITSRGIDYKQLESIPNNTVFSKVPQRLFFESPNVILWENMGAEKLPVFLNTRKSFSFKDKIISLKSKTNDLKILQSIVKNFETNSDFYRFFIFCTSSQVLVNLNSAILKKDYMTLPYVEDRKGFFSQIDLNIIDDVNTYYQDFLRHGERSVILDKLEGNELKNSIELYGIEYCKLLNDIQNNQKQNFKIYEVCELYDSTYICIIFKYSSASLKNEISWKKDGLEEIESLSNFQISSRLNSQRIVRYYHSDNTIVIVKPNQKRYWLSHKAYRDADKTLIDLVKNRN; encoded by the coding sequence TTGCAACTATCTCAAACTTTTAAAGACGGACTCAATTCTCTTGGTTTTAACCAAGAGAACAATGATTGTCTTTTTCTTACTGATGATTACAAGCAAACAGAAGATTTATCGGTAAAACTTCAACTTGAAAAAGCAATGAAGTTTGAAGCCTCGGCAGTTTTTTTCAGGAATGAAATTAATAAGCTCAAAGCCCAAATTTATATCTACGACCATACTCAATTAGATTCTGATGAGAGCCATTTGAGCCACATACAAAAAATGGTATGGAGCAACGGAGCTGTTCCTATTGCCTGTATCTTTTACAGGACAGAAATAAAAATACTCGATTGTACCCAACATATTCAAGATGACAATAAGCCCGTTTACCTAGCAAGTTTAAAAATTGTAGCCAAAGCACATCAGCTTTATAATAAAAATTTTGCTGTTAAGATAAAAACTGGTACGTTCTGGGAAGAATCTAGTGTCAAAAATAAATTTAAATTCAATGCCTCTTCCTACGATATCCTTATACGGTGGATACGAGAGATAGCTAAACAAATTGCATTCTCAAATTCCAATGCCGATGAGCGAATAATAAAAAAAATCATTATTCAGTCTATAATGATTAAATATCTGGAGGAAAGAAAAGATCCAGATGGCAATAGCTCTTTTAATCAAAAATATTTCCAGAAATATGGCAGTTGCCAAGAATTTGTAGATGTTCTGTCTAATGGAAATTTTGTTGCTTTGCTAGACGATTTACAGCAAGATTTAAATGGTAATCTTTTTGAGTGGAATTCCGAAGAGAAGAATCTAATACCAACTTTAAATTTAAATGGTCTGGTAGAAGCTTTAAAAGCTTATAAAAGACCCGAAGAGAGCCACAACCAAATTCTGGAACTTATTAGATACTATGAGTTCAGCTACATTCCTGTAGAATTGATAAGTCGTATCTACGAAGAGTTTTTAGCAGGTGGCGATGATACTTTATTTAGTCAAAAAGAGAAAAAACAAAAAGATGGCATCTTTTACACACCATCTCATCTTGCGCAGTTATTAGTCGATGAGATTATGCCATTACATCAGTATATCAGTATTGATATCAAATCATTTACGATTTTGGATCCAGCTTGTGGATCGGGTATTTTTCTTGTATTGGCATTTAAAAGGTTAGTACAATGGTGGCGTTTACAGAACAGTCTAAAACAACCAAATATTCAAACTTTAAAGACTATTTTAGCCTGTCTTTATGGTGTTGATAAAGAGTATCAAGCAACCAAATTAGCAGCATTTAGTCTTTGCCTCGCACTCTGTGATGAGCTTTCGCCTAAACAGATTATCAATGAATTAAAATTTAGTGACCTTACAGAAAATCAAATTTTACATTCTGATTTTTTTATAGAACACTTATTAGTTAAGGAAGATAAAGATTCTGCACAGAGGTCTGCTTTTAAAAAAATAAGTAACAAGAAGTTTTCAAGAATTATCGGCAATCCACCTTTTGACCGTGGAGCCCTCAATTTATACACTAAAAAATGGGAGAAGGAAAATATAGATATTCCTCAAGGTCAAATTGCCTTAAAGTTTTTATCCGAAGCTTTAGAATTTTTAGAGCCTGGTGGTTTACAATGTCTTATAATCAAATCATCCAGTCTTCTTTACAATACAAGTTCAACGGAATTTAAGGAAAGACTATTTTCAAATTACAATGTGCTTCAAGTCCTTGATTTTACACCTTTGGGGCGTAACAACAGTTTATGGGATGGAGCAGATGTAGCTAGTGCAGCTATATTTCTACGTAATGAAAAACCTGACTTTAGCAAAAACATCTTGCATTTAATCTTTAGAAGAACTAAAGCGGTCAAAGAACGTATTGTATTCGAAGTCGATGAATACGATTTCCATTTTGTTAATAGGAATGACGCGATAAACAATCAATTTGTTTGGAAAATAAACTTGTTAGGTGGTGGTAGAATTGCAAGTTTAGTAGCCAAATCACAAGTGCTAAATACATTCGAAGAGTATCTAAAGGCAGAAGATTGTATTTCGATGGAAGGGTATCAAAAAGGGTCTCGTGGCAAAATGCAGCCCGATTATATGTATGAACTAAATAGTTTGCCTACATCAGCCATTACATCAAGAGGCATTGATTACAAACAATTGGAATCAATACCCAATAATACAGTTTTTTCAAAAGTTCCACAGAGATTATTTTTTGAATCCCCAAATGTAATCCTATGGGAAAATATGGGTGCAGAAAAACTACCTGTTTTTTTGAACACTCGAAAGTCTTTTTCGTTCAAGGACAAAATAATATCCTTAAAATCTAAAACCAATGATTTAAAAATTTTGCAGAGTATTGTTAAGAATTTCGAGACAAATTCTGATTTTTACCGCTTTTTTATATTCTGTACAAGTAGTCAAGTATTAGTTAATCTGAATTCTGCTATCCTAAAAAAGGATTATATGACCTTACCATATGTTGAGGATAGGAAAGGGTTTTTTAGCCAAATAGACCTGAATATCATAGATGATGTAAACACATATTATCAAGACTTTCTAAGGCACGGAGAACGTTCTGTAATCTTGGATAAACTTGAAGGAAATGAACTAAAAAATTCAATTGAGTTATATGGTATTGAATATTGCAAACTGTTAAACGATATACAAAACAACCAAAAGCAAAATTTCAAAATCTATGAAGTTTGCGAGCTGTATGATAGCACTTATATATGTATAATTTTTAAATATAGTTCGGCATCCTTGAAAAACGAGATTAGCTGGAAAAAAGATGGTCTTGAAGAAATTGAATCATTATCCAATTTCCAGATTTCAAGTAGATTAAATTCCCAAAGGATTGTTCGGTATTATCATTCTGACAATACGATAGTTATAGTTAAACCAAATCAAAAGAGGTATTGGCTTTCTCATAAGGCCTATAGAGATGCTGACAAAACCTTAATTGATTTAGTAAAAAATCGAAATTAA
- a CDS encoding N-acetylmuramoyl-L-alanine amidase family protein: MKKVLKSVSFVILLLKMCVIFGQEIATQKRIIIDVGHGGKDSGAIGIKGIQEKDVVLSIANEILKLNNDLDEPLDIYLTRYKDTLILLSDRTKLAITLNADLFVSLHCNHSNNPNARGIEVYVANATSQYSKDASWLAFQLQAALNKELGFESRGVKFASFQVLRETVNYCPSVLLELGFLSNKDESNYLSNQDSFLTLALLVLECLIKYK; this comes from the coding sequence ATGAAAAAAGTGCTCAAAAGCGTCAGTTTTGTAATTTTGCTTCTAAAAATGTGTGTCATTTTTGGACAGGAAATTGCCACTCAAAAAAGAATAATTATTGATGTTGGACACGGTGGAAAAGATTCTGGTGCTATTGGAATAAAGGGTATCCAAGAAAAGGATGTGGTTTTATCAATTGCAAATGAGATTTTGAAGTTAAATAACGATTTAGATGAGCCTTTGGATATTTATTTGACCAGGTACAAAGACACTTTAATTTTATTATCGGACAGAACTAAATTGGCAATAACATTGAATGCTGATTTGTTCGTTTCTTTGCATTGCAATCATTCCAATAATCCGAACGCTAGAGGAATTGAAGTGTATGTGGCAAACGCCACTTCACAATATTCAAAGGATGCCAGTTGGTTGGCTTTTCAATTGCAAGCTGCGCTTAATAAAGAATTAGGTTTTGAAAGTAGGGGTGTGAAGTTTGCAAGTTTTCAGGTGCTACGTGAAACGGTTAATTATTGTCCTTCTGTTCTTTTGGAATTGGGTTTTTTGAGTAATAAGGATGAAAGCAACTATCTCAGCAACCAAGATAGCTTTCTGACTTTGGCTCTGCTGGTATTGGAATGTTTAATAAAATATAAGTAG